The Sardina pilchardus chromosome 19, fSarPil1.1, whole genome shotgun sequence genome window below encodes:
- the snx16 gene encoding sorting nexin-16 — MATPFVPVPIPMEGSSGKPRRPQRTSSLGSVSSSSESSRGHGVMTPPVQCQSPVTRACLAGGQPSVEFSTSPHQINTNSTNPSSAAGSDERPITPSILGYEVMEERAKFTVYKVLVKKNSDESWVIFRRYTDFSRLNDKLKEMFPGFRLALPPKRWFKDNYECDFLEERQLGLQAFLQNLVAHKDIANCTPVREFLCLDDPPGPFDSLEESRAFCETLEEGNYRLQQELAEKQREISQLKGQLQERDDTIQLLQQKLSGKSPCVSAPGSVSSVEVDPDVDAESSTTEADQDTTQLNGSVCWCRPVSSSCSPPVIQVTQLDH; from the exons ATGGCTACACCCTTTGTACCTGTACCAATCCCTATGGAGGGGAGTTCTGGGAAACCTCGACGGCCGCAGAGGACCTCATCTCTGGGCAGTGTCTCGAGCTCCTCTGAGTCCTCCAGGGGTCACGGGGTCATGACCCCACCAGTGCAGTGCCAGAGCCCCGTGACCCGTGCCTGTCTGGCGGGAGGCCAGCCGAGCGTCGAGTTCAGCACCAGCCCACACCAAATCAACACCAACTCGACCAACCCCTCCTCAGCCGCCGGCTCAGATGAGCGGCCAATCACACCCTCCATTCTAGGCTACGAGGTTATGGAGGAGAGGGCCAAGTTCACG GTGTACAAAGTTCTTgtgaagaagaacagtgatgaGAGCTGGGTGATCTTCAGACGCTACACGGACTTCTCACGGCTTAATGACAag CTAAAGGAGATGTTTCCAGGCTTCCGTCTCGCTCTGCCACCCAAGCGCTGGTTTAAAGACAACTATGAGTGTGACTTCCTCGAGGAACGACAACTGGGCCTTCAGGCCTTCCTGCAGAACCTGGTGGCCCACAAAGACATTGCTAACTG CACACCTGTGAGGGAGTTCCTGTGTCTGGATGACCCCCCAGGACCCTTTGACAGTCTGGAGGAGAGTCGG GCGTTCTGTGAGACGCTGGAGGAGGGTAACTACCGGCTGCAGCAGGAGCTTGCGGAGAAGCAGCGGGAGATCAGCCAGCTGAAGGGCCAACTGCAGGAGCGCGACGACACCATCCAGCTCCTGCAGCAGAAGCTCAG tgggaagAGTCCATGTGTATCAGCCCCCGGTAGTGTGAGCAGTGTGGAAGTGGATCCCGATGTAGACGCAGAGTCCTCAACCACAGAGGCAGACCAGGACACAACCCAACTcaacgg GTCAGTGTGCTGGTGTCGTCCGGTCTCGTCCAGCTGCTCACCCCCAGTCATCCAGGTCACCCAGTTGGATCACTAA